A genomic window from Longimicrobiales bacterium includes:
- a CDS encoding amidohydrolase family protein yields MMRIERRARHAVTHAAAALLLALAAATGAAAQQPFDLLLRGARVLDGTGNPWYEADVAIRGDRIAEIGDLADARAAVVVDASGLFVAPGFIDAHSHAGGSLANPELSAAAPLLMQGITTVFVNPDGGGSVDLVEQRSELEAARPGVNVALLVPHGSVRGAVLGMADRAPTPAELDRMRDLVRAGMEAGAFGMSSGPFYAPGSYAKTDELVALARIAAEYGGAYTSHIRDESDYTIGLVAAVDEVIEVAREAELPGVVTHIKALGPRVWGYGAALVHRIDRAREQGIEVYADQYPYDASSTSLSAALVPRWAQAGGRDSLRMRLDDPQSRARIRAEAIENLDRRGGADRIMFGRYAEDPAIEGRTLAQVASERGMHPVDLTLDLVREGGPGIISFNMHENDILTLMRQPWTMTASDGSLPRMGVGFPHPRAYGTFPRKLRRYALDDDAVDLAAAIRSMTSLPATVFRMKDRGVLRPGAIADIVVFDPARITDRATFQEPHQLAEGIVHVLIGGQFAVRDGRPAAERLGAVLNRRAQ; encoded by the coding sequence ATGATGCGCATCGAACGACGGGCCCGGCACGCGGTGACGCACGCGGCCGCTGCCCTGCTCCTCGCGCTCGCTGCCGCGACCGGCGCCGCGGCACAGCAGCCCTTCGACCTCCTGCTGCGCGGCGCACGGGTGCTTGACGGCACCGGCAACCCCTGGTACGAGGCCGACGTCGCGATCCGCGGCGATCGCATCGCGGAAATCGGCGACCTCGCCGACGCACGCGCCGCCGTCGTCGTGGACGCCAGCGGCCTCTTCGTCGCACCCGGCTTCATCGATGCCCATTCGCACGCGGGCGGGTCGCTCGCGAACCCCGAGCTGAGCGCGGCTGCGCCCCTGCTGATGCAGGGCATCACGACCGTTTTCGTGAACCCCGACGGCGGCGGCTCCGTCGACCTGGTCGAGCAGCGGAGTGAGCTGGAGGCAGCGCGCCCGGGCGTAAACGTCGCACTGCTGGTGCCGCACGGCTCCGTGCGCGGTGCGGTGCTCGGTATGGCGGATCGCGCCCCGACGCCCGCCGAGCTGGACCGAATGCGTGACCTCGTGCGCGCCGGCATGGAGGCGGGCGCCTTCGGCATGTCGAGCGGCCCGTTCTACGCGCCGGGCAGCTACGCGAAGACCGACGAGCTGGTCGCGCTCGCGCGCATCGCGGCGGAGTACGGCGGCGCGTACACCAGTCACATCCGGGACGAATCGGATTACACGATCGGCCTCGTCGCAGCCGTCGACGAGGTGATCGAGGTCGCGCGCGAAGCGGAATTGCCCGGCGTCGTCACGCACATCAAGGCGCTCGGCCCGCGCGTCTGGGGCTACGGCGCAGCACTGGTCCACCGCATCGACCGCGCGCGTGAGCAGGGCATCGAGGTGTACGCCGACCAGTACCCGTACGACGCCTCCTCCACCAGCCTGTCCGCAGCACTGGTCCCGCGCTGGGCACAGGCAGGTGGCCGCGACTCGCTCCGCATGCGGTTGGACGACCCGCAGTCGCGCGCACGCATCCGCGCCGAAGCGATCGAGAACCTCGACCGGCGCGGCGGCGCGGACCGCATCATGTTCGGCCGCTATGCAGAGGATCCGGCGATCGAGGGACGCACGCTCGCGCAGGTGGCGAGCGAGCGCGGAATGCACCCCGTCGACCTGACGCTGGACCTCGTGCGCGAGGGCGGGCCGGGCATCATCTCCTTCAACATGCACGAGAACGACATCCTCACCCTCATGCGACAGCCCTGGACGATGACCGCGTCCGACGGCTCGCTGCCCCGCATGGGCGTCGGGTTTCCGCACCCGCGCGCGTATGGCACCTTCCCGCGCAAGCTGCGCCGCTACGCGCTCGACGACGACGCTGTCGACCTGGCCGCTGCGATCCGCAGCATGACATCGCTGCCCGCGACGGTGTTCCGCATGAAGGACCGCGGCGTGCTGCGCCCGGGCGCGATCGCCGACATCGTCGTGTTCGACCCTGCGCGCATCACCGACCGCGCAACGTTCCAGGAGCCGCACCAGCTCGCCGAGGGCATCGTGCACGTGCTGATCGGCGGGCAGTTCGCAGTGCGCGACGGGCGGCCTGCCGCCGAGCGGCTCGGTGCCGTGCTGAACCGGAGGGCGCAGTGA
- a CDS encoding AI-2E family transporter encodes MTDVREGSAATDGAGPGRQLTMGVVARGMLVVLLLYALASGLWLVRDVLFITFFSVLVASFLSLFIDPLHTRFGWRRSIAGPVVLLGLTVVLGGLLFLAWPTLAAQLSQVSRDLPEVIGRAEAWLSRQFRSVSGTFGATGEAVEQRLRYRAAAELADLVGGTIPLLNTVLGALTGLVLVTFAGLFLAIDPRMYAHGLLRLVPGSKRLRALAVFEGIASTLRRWMAAQALGMLIIGVTATIGYYIIGLPAALALGVIAGLLEFVPYVGPALAYVPAVGIGFTAGKAFEVTVLYVIIQGLESNIVTPLIMKGVVKLPPALTLLFQAAMATLFGFLGLLLAVPLLAAGKVVVEDLYVEEVAETT; translated from the coding sequence GTGACTGACGTACGCGAGGGGAGTGCGGCGACGGACGGTGCGGGGCCCGGCCGACAGCTCACGATGGGGGTGGTCGCGCGCGGCATGCTCGTCGTGCTGCTGCTCTACGCACTCGCGAGCGGGCTGTGGCTGGTCCGCGACGTCCTGTTCATCACGTTCTTTTCGGTCCTGGTCGCGTCATTCCTTTCCCTCTTCATCGACCCGCTGCACACCCGCTTCGGGTGGCGTCGCAGCATCGCCGGCCCCGTCGTGCTGCTCGGGCTCACCGTCGTGCTGGGCGGACTGCTCTTCCTGGCGTGGCCGACGCTCGCCGCACAGCTGTCCCAGGTCAGCCGCGACCTGCCGGAAGTGATCGGCCGCGCAGAAGCGTGGCTGTCGCGGCAGTTCCGCTCGGTTTCGGGAACGTTCGGCGCTACCGGCGAGGCGGTGGAGCAGCGGCTGCGCTACCGGGCAGCGGCGGAGCTCGCCGATCTGGTCGGCGGTACGATCCCGTTGCTCAACACGGTGCTCGGCGCACTCACGGGACTGGTGCTCGTCACGTTCGCCGGTCTCTTTCTCGCGATCGATCCGCGCATGTACGCGCACGGGCTGCTGCGGCTGGTGCCCGGCAGCAAGCGACTGCGTGCGCTTGCCGTCTTCGAGGGCATCGCGTCCACGCTGCGCCGCTGGATGGCCGCACAGGCGCTCGGGATGCTCATCATCGGCGTGACCGCCACGATCGGCTACTACATCATCGGCCTGCCCGCGGCGCTTGCGCTCGGAGTCATCGCGGGGCTCCTCGAGTTCGTTCCCTATGTGGGCCCCGCGCTGGCCTACGTGCCTGCGGTGGGGATCGGGTTCACGGCCGGCAAGGCGTTCGAGGTGACGGTGCTGTACGTGATCATCCAGGGGCTGGAATCCAACATCGTCACCCCGCTCATCATGAAGGGGGTGGTCAAGCTGCCGCCCGCACTCACACTGCTGTTCCAGGCGGCAATGGCGACGCTGTTCGGGTTCCTGGGGTTGCTGCTCGCGGTCCCACTGCTGGCGGCAGGCAAGGTCGTCGTCGAGGACCTGTACGTCGAGGAGGTAGCGGAGACGACGTGA
- a CDS encoding aminotransferase class IV, with the protein MQVYLNGEFIDHADAKVSVDDRGFLFADGVYEVIRVYDGRPFLMEPHVARMKEGLRALQIDTSCIHDLEQIAERLLRDNGITDGDATIYAQVSRGVAPRKHAFPPDCTPTVYMAAKRFNNHPASYFADGVAAITLPDNRWTRCDIKSIALLPNVLANQAAHAADAFEALFVKDGVVIEGSHSNLFAVLDGTLITYPKSNYILAGITRTLVIDLARELNIPCAEAPLFWERLGDVEEMFLSGTTTEVMPITKVDGRPVGNGRVGQVTRRLQEAYAQRARQAVSVSA; encoded by the coding sequence ATGCAGGTTTATCTGAACGGCGAGTTTATCGATCACGCGGACGCGAAGGTCTCCGTGGATGATCGTGGCTTCCTGTTCGCCGATGGCGTGTACGAGGTGATCCGCGTTTATGACGGGCGTCCCTTCCTGATGGAGCCGCACGTCGCGCGGATGAAGGAGGGGCTGCGCGCACTGCAGATCGACACGTCGTGCATCCATGACCTCGAGCAGATCGCGGAGCGGCTGCTGCGCGACAACGGCATCACGGACGGCGACGCGACGATCTACGCGCAGGTCAGCCGGGGCGTCGCGCCGCGCAAGCATGCGTTCCCGCCGGATTGCACGCCGACCGTCTACATGGCGGCGAAGCGCTTCAACAACCATCCCGCCAGCTACTTCGCGGACGGTGTGGCGGCGATCACTCTGCCCGACAACCGCTGGACGCGCTGCGACATCAAGAGCATCGCGCTCCTGCCGAACGTGCTCGCGAACCAGGCGGCGCACGCCGCGGACGCGTTCGAGGCGCTGTTCGTCAAGGATGGTGTCGTCATCGAGGGCTCGCACTCGAACCTGTTCGCCGTGCTGGACGGAACGCTCATCACCTACCCGAAGAGCAACTACATCCTCGCCGGCATCACGCGCACACTGGTGATCGATCTCGCCCGCGAGCTGAACATCCCGTGCGCCGAGGCACCGCTGTTCTGGGAGAGGCTGGGCGATGTCGAGGAGATGTTCCTCTCCGGTACGACGACGGAAGTCATGCCGATCACGAAGGTGGACGGGCGACCCGTCGGCAACGGCCGCGTCGGACAGGTTACCCGGCGGCTCCAGGAGGCGTACGCGCAGCGCGCCCGCCAGGCCGTGAGCGTGTCGGCCTGA
- a CDS encoding serine hydrolase, which translates to MRAGTTVRAGLMVAGLCLVASTGASAQESHLEILGAKLQQQLDSIAHATPGVFGVQVIDLTSGQRFGTNADLVFPQGSAIKVPILVELFHQADRGELRLGEPVVIRSADAVAGSGYLRHFLDGASSLSLHDLAVMMITISDNMATNLLIERVGMQNVTRTMAELGLPGTKLQRRMIRPEESRRGNENLSTAAEAATLMARIYRCELPMSEALCRELRDILEIPHAGPIADAVPAGVTVGQKTGTITGVAVNWGYVDLADRPWVIAAMGNYGDSGRIQQSIRDATAAAHAHFRRLQNATMHGTRVR; encoded by the coding sequence ATGCGGGCAGGGACGACGGTGCGCGCGGGGCTCATGGTCGCGGGACTCTGCCTGGTCGCTTCCACCGGTGCATCCGCGCAGGAGAGCCACCTGGAAATACTGGGCGCGAAGCTGCAGCAGCAGCTCGACTCCATTGCCCACGCTACGCCAGGCGTTTTCGGTGTGCAGGTGATCGACCTCACGAGCGGGCAGCGCTTCGGCACCAACGCCGATCTCGTCTTCCCGCAGGGCAGCGCGATCAAGGTCCCGATCCTGGTCGAGCTGTTCCACCAGGCGGATCGTGGCGAGCTGCGCCTGGGTGAGCCGGTCGTGATCCGGAGTGCGGATGCAGTCGCAGGCAGCGGCTACCTGCGACACTTCCTCGACGGCGCATCCTCACTGTCGCTCCACGACCTCGCCGTCATGATGATCACCATCTCCGACAACATGGCGACGAACCTGCTCATCGAGCGCGTCGGCATGCAGAACGTGACACGCACGATGGCGGAGCTCGGGCTGCCCGGGACGAAGCTGCAGCGTCGCATGATCCGGCCGGAGGAGAGCAGGCGCGGCAACGAGAACCTGTCGACAGCCGCGGAAGCGGCAACGCTCATGGCGCGCATCTACCGCTGTGAGCTGCCGATGAGTGAAGCGCTCTGCCGCGAGTTGCGCGACATCCTCGAGATCCCGCACGCGGGCCCGATCGCGGACGCTGTACCGGCAGGCGTCACGGTGGGGCAGAAGACGGGGACGATCACGGGCGTTGCCGTGAACTGGGGTTACGTGGACCTGGCGGATCGGCCCTGGGTCATTGCGGCCATGGGCAACTACGGCGACAGCGGGCGCATCCAGCAGTCGATCCGGGACGCGACAGCGGCCGCGCACGCCCACTTCCGGCGGCTGCAGAACGCGACGATGCACGGCACGCGCGTGCGCTAG
- the ssb gene encoding single-stranded DNA-binding protein, translated as MARSLNKVMLIGNVGAEPEIRTVSGGRKVAKVSIATNRSFTDRSGQRQEKTEWHRCTFFERLADLVEQYVHKGDRIYVEGQLEYSQTEDDKGNVRYWTDIVIRDMVMLGSGGGSGGPSGDYDAAPRRRQAQAPAGPPPSPFDQDDDDLPF; from the coding sequence ATGGCTCGGTCTCTCAACAAGGTGATGCTCATCGGCAACGTGGGCGCGGAGCCCGAGATCCGGACGGTCTCCGGCGGCCGCAAGGTCGCCAAGGTCTCGATCGCGACGAACCGCTCCTTCACGGACCGGAGCGGCCAGCGGCAGGAGAAGACCGAGTGGCACCGCTGCACCTTCTTCGAGCGGCTGGCCGACCTGGTCGAGCAGTACGTCCACAAGGGCGACCGCATCTACGTCGAGGGGCAGCTCGAGTACTCGCAGACCGAGGACGACAAGGGCAACGTCCGCTACTGGACCGACATCGTCATCCGCGACATGGTGATGCTGGGCAGCGGCGGCGGCAGTGGCGGCCCGTCCGGCGACTACGACGCAGCGCCGCGTCGCCGGCAGGCACAGGCACCCGCGGGACCGCCGCCCTCACCGTTCGACCAGGACGACGACGACCTGCCGTTCTGA
- a CDS encoding pitrilysin family protein: MSELDLLAAAPTTVHRLANGMTLVVREDHRNPVVAIVTRVAAGYFDESDDVVGISHVLEHMFFKGTPTRGPGEIGRATKQAGGYLNASTIYNRTQYYTVLPSESLAEGLALQSDALLNAAIDEDELSRELRVIIEEAKRKRDNPTAVATESLFALMHERHRMRRWRIGEETQLAGFRRDHVNGFYRTFYRGPNIVLSVVGDVETDRVIELVERHYGALDGNPVERDRGPEEPEQRGFRYRALRGDVTNAYMEWGWRTQPLLHEDTAALDVLAMVLGHGRASRLYREVRDAGLAHFVDAGNYTPEDLGVFNLSLETTPDLALPALRASADVLRHAADTIGGEELERVRTLTRTRLLRRMETVEGQANLLADWQALGSWEMARSYYEQMLEADADRLREVAGRYLIPERASLLVYAPHGADVPESAAQIEDALFGAVSAAGGGTATRSQDTAGVRSGSAPVSAAPAADLEREEDGVRFYRSGHGARIVVLPLPGSGLVSMAIAAEGGTCAESERQAGITTVLARTALKGTRSYSAAALAERIELLGGSIGASVGSDDFGWTLSLPARNAEAGLALLAEASLHPTFPEEELERERSLTLAQLAQLRDDMYRYPMRLCLAAAFPRHPYGYSLETQEAGLAALGRDDLVEWHRRVMNASSAWCFVVGDVEPDAIAAACAAHLDGARVAADALPCGVPARWPESPARAVVRRPRAQTALALAFPGPRYGDSDADALSLLGSAIGGLGGRLFEQLRSRQSLAYTVSAAPLARRHGGSFHAYIATAPEREEEARESLLRELGLLRTEPIGADELERARRYMIGARRIRRQTNGARLSELMAALLVGRGLEELRDYEDRLMAFDAERLRSAAERWLDPARLVEGVVRGHVEAR, translated from the coding sequence ATGTCGGAGCTGGATCTGCTGGCGGCAGCGCCCACAACGGTGCATCGCCTTGCCAATGGCATGACGCTGGTCGTCCGCGAGGACCACCGCAACCCGGTGGTCGCGATCGTCACGCGGGTCGCCGCCGGCTACTTCGATGAGAGCGACGACGTGGTCGGGATCAGCCACGTCCTCGAGCACATGTTCTTCAAGGGCACGCCGACCCGCGGCCCGGGCGAGATCGGCCGCGCCACCAAGCAGGCGGGCGGCTACCTGAACGCCAGCACGATCTACAACCGCACGCAGTACTACACCGTGCTTCCTTCCGAGTCGCTCGCCGAGGGGCTCGCACTGCAGAGCGACGCACTGCTGAACGCGGCGATCGACGAGGACGAGCTGAGTCGCGAGCTGCGCGTCATCATCGAGGAAGCGAAGCGCAAGCGCGACAACCCGACGGCGGTCGCGACCGAATCACTGTTCGCGCTGATGCACGAGCGCCACCGCATGCGTCGCTGGCGGATCGGCGAGGAGACGCAGCTTGCGGGCTTCAGGCGCGACCACGTGAACGGCTTCTACCGCACGTTCTACCGCGGACCGAACATCGTGCTGAGCGTGGTGGGCGACGTCGAGACCGACCGGGTCATCGAGCTGGTCGAGCGACACTATGGTGCGCTCGACGGCAATCCCGTCGAACGGGACCGCGGGCCGGAGGAGCCGGAGCAGCGCGGGTTCCGGTACCGCGCGCTGCGCGGCGACGTCACCAACGCGTACATGGAGTGGGGCTGGCGGACGCAGCCGCTGCTGCACGAGGACACCGCTGCACTGGATGTGCTCGCGATGGTGCTCGGTCACGGCCGTGCGAGCAGGCTGTACCGCGAGGTGCGCGACGCCGGGCTGGCCCACTTCGTCGACGCAGGCAACTACACGCCCGAGGACCTCGGCGTGTTCAACCTCTCGCTGGAGACGACGCCGGACCTCGCGTTGCCGGCGCTGCGCGCGAGCGCGGACGTGCTGCGCCACGCGGCGGACACGATCGGTGGGGAGGAGCTCGAGCGGGTGCGCACGCTGACGCGCACGCGGCTGCTGCGTCGCATGGAGACCGTGGAAGGGCAGGCGAACCTGCTCGCGGACTGGCAGGCACTGGGCAGCTGGGAGATGGCGCGCTCCTACTACGAGCAGATGCTCGAAGCCGATGCCGACAGGCTGCGCGAGGTCGCCGGCCGCTATCTCATCCCTGAGCGCGCGTCCCTGCTGGTGTACGCGCCACACGGCGCGGACGTGCCGGAAAGCGCAGCGCAGATCGAGGACGCGCTGTTCGGCGCGGTGTCGGCCGCAGGTGGCGGAACCGCGACCCGGTCGCAGGACACGGCGGGTGTCCGTAGTGGCAGCGCTCCTGTCAGTGCCGCACCCGCGGCCGACCTCGAGCGCGAGGAGGACGGCGTCCGGTTCTACCGCAGCGGTCACGGTGCGCGCATCGTGGTGCTGCCGCTGCCGGGCTCGGGGCTGGTTTCCATGGCGATCGCGGCGGAGGGTGGGACCTGTGCCGAGTCGGAACGTCAGGCCGGCATCACGACAGTGCTCGCGCGCACAGCGCTCAAGGGTACCCGCAGCTACAGCGCAGCGGCACTCGCCGAGCGCATCGAGCTGCTCGGTGGCAGCATCGGCGCGAGCGTCGGGTCGGACGATTTCGGCTGGACGCTTTCCCTGCCCGCGCGCAACGCGGAAGCGGGGCTGGCGCTGCTCGCGGAGGCGTCGCTTCATCCGACGTTCCCGGAAGAGGAGCTGGAGCGGGAGCGCTCCCTCACACTGGCCCAGCTCGCGCAGCTCCGCGACGACATGTACCGCTACCCGATGCGGCTGTGCCTGGCCGCAGCGTTTCCGCGCCACCCCTACGGCTACTCGCTCGAGACACAGGAAGCCGGACTCGCTGCGCTGGGGCGCGACGACCTGGTCGAGTGGCACAGGCGGGTGATGAACGCCTCCTCCGCGTGGTGCTTCGTCGTGGGCGACGTCGAGCCGGACGCGATCGCCGCAGCATGCGCGGCTCACCTCGACGGTGCACGCGTTGCGGCCGACGCGCTGCCCTGCGGTGTGCCCGCCCGCTGGCCCGAGTCGCCAGCCCGTGCCGTGGTGCGACGCCCGCGCGCGCAGACTGCGCTGGCACTGGCGTTCCCCGGTCCGCGCTACGGTGACAGCGATGCGGACGCGCTGTCGCTGCTCGGCAGTGCGATCGGCGGGCTGGGTGGACGCCTGTTCGAGCAGCTCCGCAGCCGGCAGTCGCTCGCCTACACGGTGTCGGCAGCACCGCTCGCGCGCCGGCACGGCGGCTCGTTCCACGCCTACATCGCGACCGCGCCTGAGCGGGAGGAGGAAGCGCGCGAAAGCCTGCTGCGGGAGCTGGGGCTGCTCCGCACGGAGCCGATCGGTGCCGACGAGCTCGAGCGTGCGCGTCGCTACATGATCGGCGCGCGTCGGATCCGGCGGCAGACCAACGGCGCGCGGCTCTCCGAGCTGATGGCCGCACTGCTCGTGGGGCGCGGGCTCGAAGAGCTGCGCGACTACGAGGACCGGCTCATGGCGTTCGACGCGGAGCGGCTGCGCTCGGCCGCCGAGCGCTGGCTGGACCCGGCTCGCCTGGTGGAGGGCGTGGTGCGCGGTCACGTCGAGGCGCG
- a CDS encoding penicillin acylase family protein, whose protein sequence is MFELIHPRAGVRRPATTCGLRLRNVPLLSLLVLTAACATAPVRPGQEPADISRQVEIRRTSHGVPHILAENLRAAAFGIAYVQLEDHGDRTIRSMEAARGRMARIEGKDAIDADATARLALGRALVVFDSLNADTRDYYTGFAEGINHYIRLHRDELPSWARPDFTPQQILARDIVWPGEAVMRRFRERVIEQSEEPPLLIALDDDAAYMQEPQNVGSNAWALAPSRTTSGNAILLRNPHLRWSAGYYEAHVRVPGKLDWYGDFRIGGPFDVIGGFSPHLGFATTNAATRSHEFYAFRLDPNNPEQFLLDGRPQPIRRVEVEVDYVEDGQHGTVTREQWWTELGPVVARKDTLLYVYRPATQGAYREGERWLEMIKATSFEEWKDAMRIQPRGGSNFTYADADGNIFIVWESPAPLLPHPPGGDTLAVFATRSDQVWSRLAPFDSLPQHHNPPGGYVHNENDSPHYANLNAILPHDFPFYVEPPRFRLRSQHGAMLLHNDRTFSLEDVVDAKHSMRMLLADRVKDDLVEAVRASSPTGDVARAIEFLAGWDNTAARASRGGVLFETWWDRYRSLVPEDSLYEADWTAAEPAQTPRGLGVPARAVEAFAWAVPETAQRYGSWDVAWGDVHRVRRGDVDVPVGGCGGALGCFRVLNFEEAPDGKRVVNGGDGWVIAVEFAETPRAYSVLAYGQSPDPTSPWHDDQAALFAANRMKPVRFTEEDIAADLVMRYHPGEEREVAQD, encoded by the coding sequence ATGTTCGAACTGATCCATCCCCGCGCCGGCGTGCGTCGTCCTGCGACGACGTGCGGGCTCCGGCTGCGGAATGTTCCACTGCTGTCGCTTCTCGTCCTGACCGCCGCGTGCGCGACGGCGCCAGTGCGACCCGGGCAGGAGCCGGCGGACATCAGCCGGCAGGTCGAGATCCGGCGCACCTCCCATGGCGTGCCGCACATCCTGGCGGAGAACCTGCGCGCGGCGGCCTTCGGCATCGCGTACGTGCAGCTCGAGGATCATGGCGACCGCACGATCCGCAGCATGGAGGCCGCGCGCGGGCGAATGGCACGGATCGAGGGGAAGGATGCGATCGACGCGGACGCGACGGCGCGCCTGGCGCTCGGGCGCGCACTCGTCGTATTCGACTCCCTGAACGCGGACACGCGCGACTACTACACGGGCTTCGCGGAAGGCATCAACCACTACATCCGGCTGCACCGCGACGAGCTGCCCTCCTGGGCCCGGCCGGACTTCACGCCCCAGCAGATCCTCGCCCGCGACATCGTGTGGCCGGGCGAAGCGGTCATGCGCCGTTTCCGCGAGCGAGTCATCGAGCAGTCCGAGGAGCCGCCGCTGCTGATCGCGCTGGACGATGATGCAGCGTACATGCAGGAGCCGCAGAACGTCGGCTCGAACGCGTGGGCCCTGGCGCCGTCGCGCACGACGTCCGGCAACGCGATTCTGCTGCGCAATCCGCACCTGCGCTGGTCGGCCGGCTACTACGAGGCGCACGTGCGCGTGCCCGGCAAGCTCGACTGGTACGGCGATTTCCGCATTGGCGGGCCGTTCGACGTGATCGGCGGCTTCAGCCCGCACCTCGGCTTTGCGACGACCAACGCCGCCACGCGCTCGCACGAGTTCTACGCGTTCCGCCTGGACCCCAACAATCCGGAGCAGTTCCTGCTCGATGGTCGCCCGCAGCCGATCCGCAGGGTCGAGGTCGAGGTCGATTATGTCGAGGATGGGCAGCACGGCACGGTGACGCGCGAGCAGTGGTGGACCGAGCTGGGGCCCGTCGTGGCCCGCAAGGACACGCTGCTCTACGTGTACCGGCCCGCGACGCAGGGAGCCTACCGCGAGGGGGAGCGCTGGCTCGAGATGATCAAGGCGACGAGCTTCGAGGAGTGGAAGGACGCGATGCGCATCCAGCCGCGCGGCGGCTCGAACTTCACGTACGCGGATGCGGACGGCAACATCTTCATCGTATGGGAGTCACCGGCGCCGCTGCTGCCGCACCCTCCGGGTGGTGACACACTGGCCGTGTTCGCGACACGGAGCGACCAGGTGTGGTCGCGACTCGCGCCGTTCGACTCGCTGCCGCAGCATCACAATCCGCCGGGCGGCTACGTGCACAACGAGAACGACTCGCCGCACTACGCCAACCTGAACGCGATCCTGCCGCACGACTTCCCGTTCTACGTGGAGCCGCCGCGCTTCCGGCTGCGCAGCCAGCATGGCGCCATGCTGCTGCACAATGATCGTACGTTCTCGCTCGAGGACGTGGTCGATGCGAAGCACAGCATGCGCATGCTGCTCGCCGATCGTGTGAAGGACGACCTGGTGGAGGCAGTGCGCGCGAGCAGCCCGACAGGCGACGTCGCACGGGCCATCGAGTTTCTCGCCGGCTGGGACAATACGGCGGCCCGCGCGAGCCGTGGGGGCGTGCTGTTCGAGACGTGGTGGGACCGCTACCGCTCGCTGGTGCCGGAGGACAGCCTCTACGAGGCCGACTGGACCGCCGCCGAGCCGGCTCAGACGCCGCGCGGGCTGGGCGTCCCGGCACGCGCCGTGGAGGCATTTGCCTGGGCTGTCCCGGAGACTGCGCAGCGGTACGGTAGCTGGGATGTTGCGTGGGGCGACGTGCACCGCGTCCGCCGCGGTGACGTGGACGTGCCGGTCGGCGGCTGTGGCGGCGCGCTCGGCTGCTTCCGCGTGCTGAACTTCGAGGAGGCGCCGGACGGCAAGCGCGTCGTGAATGGTGGCGACGGCTGGGTCATCGCCGTCGAGTTCGCCGAAACTCCGCGCGCCTACTCCGTCCTCGCGTACGGCCAGAGCCCGGACCCGACCTCGCCCTGGCACGACGACCAGGCGGCGCTGTTCGCGGCCAACCGGATGAAGCCGGTGCGCTTCACCGAGGAGGACATCGCGGCCGACCTGGTGATGCGGTACCACCCGGGTGAGGAGCGGGAGGTCGCGCAGGACTAA